In one Butyrivibrio proteoclasticus B316 genomic region, the following are encoded:
- the era gene encoding GTPase Era, which produces MKDNFKTGFITLIGRPNVGKSTLMNHMIGQKIAITSNKPQTTRNKIMTVYTDDDCQMIFLDTPGIHDSKNKLGEYMTKVAKSTLEEVDVVLWLVEPSTFIGAGEKSIIEELKKCRKPVILVINKIDTVSKDNLDKFENAYRQEMDFDRVVKVAALKGQNIDELMDAIKKLLPFGPPFYDEETLTDQPERQIAAEIIREKALRLLQDEVPHGIAVTIETMRMREKVVETPRPKKKRHQHPPKKSKLEAMEKELSSALDNPEDLDEDFDGPMVLDLSAIQEPEQDYDPDGIMDIDATIICERDSHKGIVIGKGGAMLKKIGSAARKDIEELVGCQVNLQIWVKVRKDWRDDKTQMKSFGYDIRDLK; this is translated from the coding sequence ATGAAGGATAATTTTAAAACAGGTTTTATCACTTTGATAGGCCGCCCCAATGTAGGCAAATCAACACTTATGAACCATATGATAGGGCAGAAGATTGCGATTACTTCCAATAAGCCCCAGACCACCAGAAATAAGATCATGACTGTCTATACTGATGACGATTGTCAGATGATTTTTTTGGATACACCCGGTATACACGACTCCAAGAATAAGCTTGGTGAATATATGACCAAGGTAGCCAAGAGTACTCTTGAAGAGGTTGACGTGGTTTTGTGGCTGGTAGAGCCCAGCACTTTCATTGGAGCTGGTGAAAAGTCTATTATCGAGGAACTCAAAAAGTGCAGAAAACCTGTGATCCTTGTAATCAATAAGATAGATACTGTCTCCAAGGACAATCTGGATAAATTTGAAAATGCCTATAGGCAGGAAATGGATTTTGATAGAGTTGTTAAAGTGGCTGCGCTCAAGGGTCAGAACATAGATGAGCTGATGGACGCCATCAAGAAGCTTCTTCCTTTTGGACCGCCATTTTATGATGAAGAAACACTTACAGACCAGCCTGAAAGACAAATTGCGGCGGAAATTATAAGAGAAAAGGCCCTTCGTCTTTTACAGGATGAGGTCCCTCATGGAATTGCAGTCACCATAGAGACTATGAGAATGAGGGAAAAGGTTGTAGAGACTCCAAGACCCAAGAAAAAGAGACACCAGCATCCTCCAAAAAAAAGTAAGCTTGAAGCTATGGAAAAAGAACTATCCAGTGCTTTAGATAATCCAGAAGATTTAGATGAGGATTTCGATGGACCTATGGTACTTGATCTAAGTGCAATTCAGGAGCCTGAGCAGGATTATGATCCCGATGGAATCATGGATATAGATGCAACTATTATCTGCGAGCGAGATTCTCATAAGGGTATTGTCATCGGTAAAGGCGGGGCTATGCTCAAAAAAATAGGTTCGGCAGCTAGAAAAGATATTGAGGAACTTGTTGGATGCCAGGTAAACCTACAGATATGGGTGAAAGTCAGAAAAGACTGGCGCGATGATAAAACTCAGATGAAGAGTTTTGGGTACGATATAAGGGACCTTAAATAA
- the recO gene encoding DNA repair protein RecO, with protein sequence MEDFVVVRGIVLKHAPVGDYDWVATIFTAERGKITAFARSARKPSAKLSGLVEPFCFGTFKLFAGKNSYTIAEADIENYFEGFRADLEGACYGTFFLELCSFYTRENNEDKDLLNLLYFSLKALLKENIPNRLVRCIFELRALVIEGEYPGIPEGQKLLDSTRYAMGFITTSPLNKLFSFSLSEEVLGELDRITKEYRNTYIDRPLKSLEMLEIFEY encoded by the coding sequence ATGGAAGATTTCGTAGTAGTTCGCGGCATTGTATTAAAACATGCACCTGTGGGAGATTATGACTGGGTCGCTACAATCTTTACGGCAGAGAGAGGTAAGATAACAGCTTTTGCCAGAAGTGCCAGAAAGCCTTCGGCCAAGTTATCCGGACTGGTAGAACCCTTTTGCTTTGGCACATTTAAACTATTTGCAGGTAAGAATTCGTATACAATAGCGGAAGCGGACATAGAGAACTATTTTGAAGGCTTTAGGGCGGATTTGGAAGGTGCCTGTTATGGCACCTTTTTTCTTGAATTATGCAGTTTTTATACAAGAGAAAACAATGAAGATAAAGATCTCTTGAATCTGCTGTATTTTTCACTAAAGGCGCTTTTAAAAGAGAATATACCGAACAGGCTTGTGCGATGCATATTTGAGCTCAGAGCTCTTGTGATAGAGGGGGAATATCCCGGGATTCCGGAAGGGCAAAAGCTGCTTGATTCAACCAGATATGCGATGGGCTTTATAACTACAAGTCCGCTTAATAAACTTTTTTCTTTTTCGCTTTCAGAAGAAGTACTTGGAGAACTTGACAGGATCACCAAGGAGTACCGTAATACTTACATTGACAGGCCTCTTAAAAGCCTTGAAATGCTTGAAATCTTTGAGTATTGA
- a CDS encoding DUF4349 domain-containing protein: MKKSFWGKWVIVAFTASFLLTGCGSSKGASYATENMAAEEAYDESGIYEYKAADFDAQLPKATGDDQKVIDSSRKLITTMNISAEAENLDEVLESVNGRVKELGGYVESSNIYNGSRYSGRAITRDANLTIRIPADKLEVFLQTVEGVTNITNKSQNVEDVTLEYVDTESRKKALKAEESRLLEIVQTAETVEDIIAVESRLSEVRYELESIESKLRTIDNKVNYSTIYLDITEVSKYTPVEEKSAGKRMVEGFVESCGSVLHAIVEFFVWFVIYIPQLVLLAIVITIVVLVIRRVLKKKKKVVADKTNDNTQNE, translated from the coding sequence ATGAAAAAGAGCTTTTGGGGCAAATGGGTTATTGTAGCATTTACTGCGTCATTTCTTTTAACGGGCTGCGGAAGCAGCAAGGGGGCATCCTATGCTACTGAGAATATGGCTGCAGAAGAGGCATATGATGAAAGCGGAATATATGAATACAAGGCTGCGGACTTTGATGCACAGCTTCCAAAAGCTACCGGAGATGATCAGAAAGTCATAGATTCCTCCAGAAAGCTCATTACTACTATGAACATTTCTGCAGAAGCGGAGAATCTTGATGAGGTGCTTGAATCTGTTAATGGCAGGGTCAAAGAGCTTGGCGGATATGTCGAATCAAGCAATATTTATAATGGTAGCAGATATTCAGGCCGTGCCATAACAAGAGATGCAAATCTGACCATAAGAATTCCTGCAGATAAGCTTGAAGTATTTCTGCAGACTGTGGAAGGCGTTACCAACATCACCAATAAATCTCAGAACGTTGAGGATGTGACTCTTGAATATGTGGATACCGAGAGCAGGAAAAAAGCTCTTAAAGCAGAGGAGTCAAGGCTTTTGGAAATTGTTCAAACGGCTGAAACAGTTGAAGATATAATTGCTGTGGAAAGTCGATTATCGGAGGTCAGGTATGAACTTGAGAGCATAGAATCCAAGCTTCGTACTATAGATAACAAAGTTAATTACAGCACTATATATCTTGATATTACAGAGGTTTCCAAATATACACCTGTTGAGGAGAAGAGCGCAGGAAAGAGAATGGTGGAAGGATTTGTAGAAAGCTGCGGATCCGTTCTTCACGCTATTGTAGAATTCTTTGTCTGGTTTGTTATATATATTCCTCAGCTTGTGCTTCTTGCTATAGTAATTACTATTGTTGTATTGGTGATCAGGAGAGTATTAAAGAAAAAGAAGAAGGTCGTTGCAGATAAAACAAACGACAATACTCAGAACGAATGA
- the scpB gene encoding SMC-Scp complex subunit ScpB, producing MTREEGAAVVEAILFTMGDSVEISALAKAMEMDAREIKKYIDYLKEKYERSDSGIGIIELEKAVQLCTKKEMYEYLVKIAKAPKKAVLTDSLMETLSIIAYKQPITRLEVEKIRGVNSDHAVNRLVEFGLVQELGRLDAPGRPLLFGTTEEFLRSFGVRSLDELPSIGTVQVEEFKAQAEEEINVKLDI from the coding sequence ATGACAAGAGAAGAGGGAGCAGCTGTAGTAGAGGCTATTTTATTTACTATGGGGGATTCTGTTGAAATCAGTGCGCTGGCTAAGGCGATGGAGATGGATGCCAGGGAAATTAAGAAATACATTGATTATTTAAAAGAAAAATATGAAAGAAGTGATAGCGGAATTGGAATTATAGAGCTTGAAAAGGCAGTTCAGCTATGTACCAAAAAAGAAATGTATGAATATTTGGTAAAAATAGCAAAAGCTCCAAAAAAGGCAGTTTTAACGGATTCACTTATGGAGACTTTGTCTATAATAGCCTATAAGCAGCCAATCACCAGACTGGAAGTTGAGAAAATAAGAGGAGTTAACAGTGATCACGCTGTTAACAGACTGGTAGAGTTTGGACTTGTTCAGGAATTGGGAAGACTGGATGCGCCAGGAAGACCTCTTTTGTTTGGAACCACAGAAGAATTCCTCAGAAGCTTTGGCGTAAGATCACTTGATGAGCTTCCATCTATAGGAACTGTGCAGGTTGAGGAGTTTAAGGCTCAGGCTGAGGAAGAGATAAATGTTAAGCTTGATATTTAA
- a CDS encoding segregation and condensation protein A, with amino-acid sequence MSLEVKLQVFEGPLDLLLHLIDKNQIDIYDIPIATITDQYLEYINAMQSDDMDVTSEFLVMAATLIDIKCKMLLPKEVNEEGEEEDPRAELVEKLLEYKMYKYMAYELKDRQMDAGLSWFRNKNIPQEVKDYEMPVDLSELIGDATLSKLNEIFQDLLKRQEDKVDPIRSKFGNIEKEEVDMDAKTLYIRAFIREHSRFSFRQLLEKQHSKTEIIVTFLVMLEEMKLGEIEIEQETTFGDIIITSRKAS; translated from the coding sequence ATGTCACTAGAAGTTAAACTTCAGGTGTTTGAGGGTCCGCTGGATCTTTTGCTGCACCTGATCGATAAGAACCAGATAGATATTTATGATATTCCGATTGCTACTATTACGGATCAGTATCTTGAATATATAAATGCGATGCAAAGTGATGATATGGATGTTACCAGTGAGTTTTTGGTGATGGCAGCTACTTTGATCGATATTAAATGTAAAATGCTTCTTCCGAAAGAGGTTAATGAAGAGGGAGAAGAGGAAGATCCCAGAGCAGAACTGGTTGAAAAGCTCCTTGAGTACAAGATGTACAAGTATATGGCTTATGAACTTAAGGACAGGCAGATGGATGCAGGACTTTCCTGGTTTAGGAATAAGAATATTCCGCAGGAAGTCAAGGATTATGAGATGCCGGTTGATTTATCGGAACTTATCGGCGATGCAACTTTGTCCAAGCTTAACGAGATTTTTCAGGATCTGCTCAAGAGACAGGAAGATAAGGTTGACCCGATCCGTAGTAAATTTGGCAACATAGAAAAAGAAGAAGTAGATATGGATGCTAAGACTCTTTATATTAGAGCTTTCATAAGAGAACATTCGCGTTTTAGCTTCAGGCAGCTTCTTGAAAAACAGCATAGCAAAACAGAAATCATTGTGACGTTTCTTGTTATGCTCGAAGAAATGAAACTTGGAGAGATAGAAATCGAGCAGGAAACGACGTTTGGAGATATTATAATTACGTCCAGGAAGGCAAGTTAA
- a CDS encoding acyl-CoA carboxylase subunit beta: protein MSSSSQARQRINALLEENSFVEIGALVTARNTDFNLKQEETPSDGVVTGYGVIDGNLVYVYSQDASVLGGSIGEMHARKIVRLYELAIKTGSPVIGLIDSTGLRLQEATDALNGFGEIYLKQVEASGVVPQITAIFGACGGGLAIIPSITDFTFMESEKAKLFVNSPNALDGNYKEKCDTSAAKWQSTETANVDVVSDEASIYAQIRELVSILPSNNEDGDSYQECSDDLNRACENLDGATADPSLIARQISDNGLFFETKREYAKEMVTGFIRLNGATVGLVGNRTAVFDENGKEAEKFADKLTAHGLEKAAEFITFCDAFDLPVLTLTNATGFGTSKCDEKHVAKAAGRLVYSLANATVPKVNLITGKAFGSAYVIMNSKAIGADVTISWPDAQVGTMDANLAAKIICDGKDAETVSKAAAEYAALQNNVKSAAARGYVDEIVEPADTRKYVVGAFEMLFTKRDERPAKKHGTV, encoded by the coding sequence ATGAGTAGTTCTTCACAAGCGAGACAAAGAATCAATGCTTTGTTGGAGGAAAACAGTTTCGTTGAAATTGGTGCTCTTGTGACAGCCAGAAACACAGATTTCAATCTGAAACAGGAAGAAACACCATCTGACGGTGTAGTAACCGGATATGGTGTTATTGACGGTAATCTGGTTTATGTTTACAGCCAGGATGCGTCTGTACTGGGCGGATCTATCGGTGAAATGCATGCCAGAAAGATCGTTCGCCTGTATGAACTGGCAATTAAGACTGGTTCACCTGTAATCGGACTTATCGATTCAACAGGACTTCGTCTTCAGGAGGCAACAGATGCCCTTAATGGCTTTGGCGAAATCTATCTTAAGCAGGTGGAGGCTTCTGGAGTTGTTCCTCAGATTACAGCCATTTTTGGTGCCTGTGGTGGTGGACTTGCGATAATTCCTTCTATCACAGACTTTACATTCATGGAGTCTGAGAAGGCTAAGCTCTTTGTTAATTCACCTAACGCTCTTGATGGCAACTATAAAGAGAAGTGTGACACATCAGCTGCTAAGTGGCAGTCTACAGAGACAGCTAATGTTGACGTTGTTTCTGATGAAGCTTCTATTTATGCGCAGATCAGAGAACTTGTATCTATTCTCCCTTCCAATAATGAGGATGGAGATTCATATCAGGAATGCTCAGATGATCTTAACAGAGCATGTGAGAATCTTGATGGTGCTACAGCTGATCCTTCACTTATTGCTAGACAGATTTCTGACAATGGCCTGTTCTTTGAGACAAAGAGAGAATACGCCAAGGAGATGGTAACAGGATTTATCAGATTAAATGGTGCTACCGTAGGTCTTGTAGGAAACCGTACAGCTGTATTTGATGAGAACGGCAAGGAAGCTGAGAAGTTTGCTGACAAGCTTACAGCACATGGTCTTGAGAAGGCTGCAGAATTCATTACATTCTGTGATGCTTTTGATCTTCCTGTTCTTACACTTACAAATGCAACAGGATTTGGCACATCTAAATGCGATGAGAAGCATGTTGCCAAGGCTGCAGGCAGACTTGTTTATTCACTTGCAAATGCTACTGTTCCTAAGGTTAACCTTATTACAGGTAAGGCATTTGGCAGTGCATACGTTATCATGAATTCAAAGGCAATCGGTGCTGATGTTACTATCAGCTGGCCTGATGCTCAGGTTGGTACAATGGATGCTAATCTTGCTGCCAAGATCATTTGCGATGGCAAGGATGCTGAGACTGTATCCAAGGCTGCTGCTGAATACGCTGCACTTCAGAACAATGTTAAGAGTGCTGCTGCAAGAGGATATGTTGATGAAATCGTTGAACCTGCAGATACAAGAAAGTATGTTGTAGGTGCATTCGAGATGCTTTTTACAAAAAGGGATGAGCGTCCTGCCAAGAAACATGGCACAGTTTAA
- a CDS encoding glycine--tRNA ligase encodes MEANAKTMDKIVALAKARGFVYPGSEIYGGLANTWDYGNLGVEFKNNVKKAWWQKFVQENPYNVGVDCAILMNPQTWIASGHLGGFSDPLMDCKECHERFRADKIIEDFAAENNITLETSVDGWSHEEMENFIKEHSVPCPSCGKHNFTGIREFNLMFKTFQGVTEDAKDTVYLRPETAQGIFVNFKNVQRTSRKKVPFGICQIGKSFRNEITPGNFTFRTREFEQMELEFFCKPGTQTEWFEYWRKTCYEWLLSLGIKKENLRLRDHDPEELSFYSDHTTDIEYAFPFTDWGELWGIASRTDYDLTRHQETSGQPMDYFDDETNEKYIPYVVEPSLGADRVTLAFLCEAYDEENIGTEEKPDMRTVLHFHPALAPVKIGILPLSKKLNEGAEKIYAKLSKKYNCEFDDRGNIGKRYRRQDEIGTPFCITYDFESENDNMVTVRFRDSMEQERIAIDELEAFFSDKFDF; translated from the coding sequence ATGGAAGCAAACGCAAAAACAATGGACAAAATCGTAGCTCTGGCCAAGGCGAGAGGATTTGTATACCCGGGATCTGAGATTTATGGAGGCCTTGCCAATACATGGGACTACGGTAATCTGGGCGTTGAATTCAAGAATAATGTCAAGAAGGCTTGGTGGCAGAAATTTGTACAGGAAAATCCATATAACGTAGGTGTTGACTGTGCTATTCTTATGAATCCACAGACATGGATCGCTTCAGGACATCTTGGCGGCTTCTCAGACCCACTTATGGACTGCAAGGAGTGTCATGAGAGATTTAGAGCAGATAAGATCATTGAAGACTTTGCTGCAGAGAATAATATTACACTTGAGACATCTGTAGATGGCTGGTCTCATGAGGAAATGGAGAACTTTATCAAAGAGCATAGTGTTCCATGTCCATCATGCGGCAAGCATAATTTCACAGGTATCAGAGAATTCAACCTTATGTTTAAGACTTTCCAGGGTGTTACTGAGGATGCCAAGGATACAGTTTATCTTCGTCCTGAGACAGCACAGGGAATTTTTGTAAACTTCAAGAATGTTCAGCGTACATCACGTAAGAAGGTTCCATTTGGTATTTGCCAGATCGGTAAGAGCTTCCGTAACGAGATCACACCTGGTAACTTCACTTTCCGCACAAGAGAGTTTGAGCAGATGGAGCTTGAGTTCTTCTGCAAGCCGGGAACACAGACAGAGTGGTTTGAGTACTGGAGAAAGACTTGCTATGAATGGCTTCTTTCACTTGGAATCAAGAAAGAAAACCTTAGACTTCGTGATCATGATCCTGAGGAGCTTTCATTCTACTCAGATCATACAACAGATATAGAATATGCATTCCCATTCACAGATTGGGGCGAGCTTTGGGGAATTGCATCAAGAACTGACTATGACCTTACAAGACATCAGGAGACATCTGGTCAGCCTATGGACTACTTTGATGATGAGACTAATGAGAAGTATATTCCATATGTTGTTGAGCCTTCACTTGGTGCAGATCGTGTAACACTTGCTTTCCTTTGTGAAGCTTATGATGAAGAGAACATCGGAACAGAAGAGAAACCTGACATGAGAACAGTCCTTCATTTCCATCCGGCTCTTGCTCCTGTTAAGATTGGTATTTTACCTCTCTCCAAGAAGCTCAACGAAGGTGCAGAGAAGATTTATGCTAAACTCTCCAAGAAATATAACTGCGAATTTGATGATCGTGGAAATATTGGTAAGAGATATCGTCGTCAGGATGAGATTGGTACTCCATTCTGCATTACATATGACTTTGAGTCTGAGAATGACAACATGGTTACAGTAAGATTCAGAGACAGCATGGAACAGGAGAGAATTGCTATAGACGAGCTTGAAGCTTTCTTTAGTGACAAATTCGATTTTTGA
- the alaS gene encoding alanine--tRNA ligase codes for MKQFTAQELREAWKQFYKDRGHVDCGAVSLVSDGSTGVMFNVAGMQPLMPYLLGKKHPMGTRLCNVQGCVRTNDIDSVGDKSHGTFFEMMGSWSLGDYFKKERCQWSFELLTQLFGFDADHLAATVFAGDENAPRDEEGAKYRIESGFKPENIYYLPAEDNWWGLEYGPCGPDSEMFYVKDMPDCGPNCGPGCHCGKYTEIGNDVFMQYEKHHDGHLTPLTQKNVDTGWGLERILAFLNGVDDVYKIDLHAPVIAYIEKESGLKYESDEKTTRSMRILADHTRTSVMLIGDEAKLLPSNTGAGYILRRLIRRAVRHARTLGLNKDQILGVATIYIDEYSESYENLAKNRKFVLTELEREITRFESTLENGMKEFRKILDKTSAAGKKEIEGKDAFFLYDTFGFPVELTVELADEEGFTVDEEGFKASMEEQKQKARENQNFSANLSTGTGLFDNLDESVATEFLGYEKLECDGTVAVIAGADALVTELTEGQQGTIITDKTTFYGTMGGQVGDIGEILGSNGAKFEVTEAVKVAGGRTAHVGKVVSGSFKVSDKVTLSVDAENRAKTCRNHSATHLLQKALQMVLGDGVEQAGSYQDPDKTRFDFSYHQAMTADEIKKVEDIVNSKILEALPVVTKEMSIEDAKKTGAMALFGEKYGETVRVVNMGDFSIELCGGTHVANTSHIGLFKILSESGVAAGVRRIEALTGDNARAYYKNVEANLGEAAKTLKTTPADLVDHIKKLQEELKNLRSENESLKSKEAQAALGDVMDQVLEIKGVKLLATSVKGVDMNGLRDLGDQMKTKLGEGVVVLISEADGKVNLVTMATDGAMAKGAHAGNLVKAIAPKVGGGGGGRPNMAQAGGKNPAGIQDALAEAKTVLLSQIN; via the coding sequence ATGAAACAATTTACAGCACAGGAGCTTCGCGAAGCTTGGAAGCAGTTTTATAAGGATAGAGGACACGTGGATTGTGGCGCTGTTTCACTTGTATCAGATGGATCAACAGGTGTTATGTTCAACGTTGCAGGTATGCAGCCTCTTATGCCATATCTTCTTGGCAAGAAGCATCCTATGGGAACACGTCTTTGCAATGTTCAGGGATGCGTACGTACCAATGATATTGATTCAGTAGGCGATAAGAGTCATGGTACATTCTTTGAGATGATGGGTAGCTGGTCACTTGGTGACTACTTTAAAAAGGAGCGTTGCCAGTGGAGTTTTGAGCTTTTGACACAGCTCTTTGGATTTGATGCAGATCACCTTGCTGCCACGGTTTTTGCAGGCGATGAGAATGCACCAAGAGATGAAGAAGGCGCCAAGTATCGTATAGAGTCAGGTTTTAAGCCTGAGAATATCTATTATCTTCCTGCAGAAGATAACTGGTGGGGACTTGAATATGGCCCATGTGGTCCTGACAGTGAGATGTTCTATGTTAAGGATATGCCTGATTGTGGACCAAATTGCGGACCTGGATGTCACTGCGGTAAGTACACAGAAATTGGTAATGATGTATTTATGCAGTATGAGAAGCATCATGATGGACATCTTACACCTCTTACTCAGAAAAACGTTGATACAGGATGGGGACTTGAGAGAATTCTTGCATTCCTTAATGGCGTAGATGATGTATATAAGATTGATCTTCATGCACCTGTAATCGCTTATATTGAAAAAGAGAGTGGCCTTAAGTATGAATCTGACGAGAAGACAACAAGATCTATGAGAATTCTTGCTGACCATACTCGTACATCCGTTATGCTTATTGGTGATGAAGCTAAGCTTCTCCCTTCCAATACAGGAGCTGGTTATATTCTGAGAAGACTTATCAGAAGAGCAGTTAGACATGCAAGAACCCTCGGCCTTAATAAGGACCAGATTCTTGGAGTAGCTACTATCTATATTGATGAGTATTCTGAGAGCTATGAGAATCTTGCCAAGAATCGCAAGTTTGTTCTTACAGAGCTTGAGAGAGAAATTACAAGATTTGAGTCAACTCTTGAAAATGGAATGAAGGAATTTAGAAAGATTCTTGATAAGACTTCTGCAGCAGGCAAGAAGGAAATCGAGGGTAAGGATGCTTTCTTCCTTTACGATACATTTGGATTCCCTGTAGAACTTACAGTTGAGCTTGCTGATGAAGAAGGTTTTACTGTTGACGAAGAGGGCTTTAAGGCTTCTATGGAAGAGCAGAAACAGAAGGCCAGAGAGAACCAGAATTTCTCAGCAAACCTTTCAACAGGTACAGGACTTTTTGATAACCTTGATGAGTCAGTGGCAACCGAGTTTCTTGGATATGAGAAACTTGAATGTGATGGAACTGTAGCAGTTATTGCTGGAGCAGATGCTCTTGTAACTGAACTTACAGAAGGTCAGCAGGGCACTATTATCACAGATAAGACTACATTCTATGGCACAATGGGTGGTCAGGTTGGCGATATCGGTGAGATTCTTGGAAGCAATGGCGCTAAATTTGAGGTAACTGAGGCGGTCAAGGTTGCCGGCGGCAGAACAGCACATGTCGGTAAGGTTGTATCAGGAAGCTTCAAGGTATCTGATAAAGTGACACTTAGTGTAGATGCTGAGAATAGAGCTAAGACTTGTCGTAACCATTCAGCAACTCACCTTCTTCAGAAAGCCCTTCAGATGGTTCTTGGAGACGGTGTTGAACAGGCCGGATCATATCAGGATCCTGATAAAACAAGATTTGACTTCAGCTATCATCAGGCTATGACAGCAGATGAGATTAAGAAGGTTGAGGACATAGTTAACAGCAAGATTCTTGAGGCACTTCCTGTTGTGACTAAGGAAATGTCAATAGAAGATGCCAAGAAGACTGGGGCTATGGCTCTGTTTGGTGAGAAGTATGGTGAGACTGTAAGAGTCGTTAATATGGGAGATTTCTCAATTGAGCTCTGCGGTGGTACTCATGTAGCTAACACAAGCCATATCGGTCTTTTCAAGATATTGTCTGAGAGCGGCGTTGCTGCGGGCGTTCGTCGTATAGAGGCTCTTACAGGAGACAATGCAAGAGCATATTATAAGAATGTTGAGGCTAATCTTGGAGAAGCAGCTAAGACTCTTAAAACTACACCGGCTGATCTTGTTGATCACATCAAGAAGCTTCAGGAAGAACTTAAAAACCTCAGAAGTGAGAATGAGTCTCTTAAGAGCAAAGAAGCACAGGCTGCTCTTGGCGATGTAATGGATCAGGTTCTTGAAATCAAGGGAGTTAAACTCCTGGCAACATCAGTTAAGGGTGTTGATATGAACGGCCTTAGAGATCTTGGTGACCAGATGAAGACTAAGCTTGGTGAAGGCGTTGTTGTTCTTATTTCAGAAGCTGATGGCAAGGTAAACCTTGTAACAATGGCAACTGATGGTGCTATGGCTAAGGGAGCACATGCAGGAAACCTTGTTAAAGCAATTGCACCTAAGGTTGGCGGCGGCGGTGGCGGTCGTCCTAATATGGCTCAGGCAGGCGGTAAGAATCCTGCCGGTATTCAGGACGCACTTGCTGAAGCAAAGACTGTCCTTTTGAGTCAAATAAACTAA
- a CDS encoding metallophosphoesterase, which produces MWIYILIAILILIILSVIVIYHDTHNFVVRRYDVYSDKIEGDYTFALLSDLHGYVYGNNNDRLIEAVTRENPDAVLCAGDMFTGHKIKGEIRYQAGFHVLTELAGEFPVYMANGNHEHKIKTYTVEFGNLYSRYRSGLQKAGVVVLENDSVDIQGTNIRITGLELKHDYFRKVIKLEMEKGYVDKTVGHSSKNKFQVLIAHNPQYFDEYADWGADLTVSGHVHGGIIRLPLLGGVISPAIALFPKYDGGKFTKDGKTMILSRGLGTHSIHVRMFNPGEVDIIRVHSVNK; this is translated from the coding sequence ATGTGGATATATATACTGATTGCAATTTTAATACTAATAATACTTTCAGTTATTGTTATTTATCATGATACGCATAACTTTGTTGTCAGGAGATATGATGTTTATTCTGACAAGATAGAGGGTGATTATACTTTTGCTCTTTTATCAGATCTTCATGGGTATGTATATGGCAATAATAATGACAGGCTTATAGAGGCAGTTACCAGAGAGAACCCGGATGCTGTTCTGTGTGCAGGGGATATGTTCACCGGACACAAGATAAAGGGGGAAATACGATATCAGGCAGGTTTTCATGTGCTTACTGAGCTTGCTGGTGAATTTCCTGTATACATGGCTAATGGTAACCATGAGCACAAGATAAAGACATATACAGTCGAGTTTGGTAATTTGTATTCCAGATATAGGAGCGGCCTTCAAAAGGCCGGGGTGGTAGTGCTTGAAAATGACAGCGTCGATATACAGGGCACTAACATTCGAATAACAGGCCTTGAACTTAAGCACGACTATTTTCGCAAGGTTATCAAACTTGAAATGGAAAAGGGATATGTCGACAAAACGGTAGGCCATAGCAGTAAAAATAAATTTCAGGTTCTTATTGCACATAATCCTCAGTATTTTGATGAATATGCGGATTGGGGAGCTGATCTTACAGTCTCCGGCCATGTGCATGGAGGGATAATAAGGCTTCCGCTGTTGGGAGGCGTAATTTCACCTGCAATAGCTCTTTTCCCTAAATATGATGGCGGTAAGTTTACCAAAGACGGCAAGACTATGATACTTAGCAGAGGACTTGGGACTCACAGCATTCACGTTAGAATGTTTAATCCTGGAGAGGTTGATATAATCAGGGTTCACAGTGTAAACAAGTAA
- the rpsU gene encoding 30S ribosomal protein S21, whose amino-acid sequence MSTVVVKENETLDSALRRFKRSCAKAGIQQEIRKREHYEKPSVRRKKKSEAARKRKYN is encoded by the coding sequence ATGTCAACAGTAGTAGTAAAAGAAAACGAGACTTTGGATAGCGCACTGCGTCGTTTTAAGAGAAGTTGCGCAAAGGCTGGTATCCAGCAGGAAATCCGTAAGAGAGAGCACTACGAGAAGCCTAGCGTAAGACGCAAGAAGAAGTCTGAAGCAGCAAGAAAGCGCAAATATAACTAA